A genomic region of Gemmata massiliana contains the following coding sequences:
- a CDS encoding tetratricopeptide repeat protein, whose protein sequence is MRRLLVFVLVGLTPSFACATGPGEWAGQMVFPVKDRLPLRDAVGKNIGEFSYSGTVVRDLGEWLEIRHVIHPGPYIGQVKKSEVVRVADAEKFFSEKIKADGKDTWAYRNRAVARVFHKDNDGAIEDLTAAIGLDPHSALYVERGRARRAKGDVDGAIKDYEEALRLEPGYSVALNNRGVALESQGKFDAALEDYTAAIKSDPKYSTPWRNRALVHQRKGDYDLAAQDFTEAGRLDPTSPLLMDDLAWLLATCPDTIVRDGKRALELAKKACDLTGFRETLMLETLAAAYAETGDFAKATEYQRKVLGDREYEKKFGAGAREKLKLYESEKAFRTVSPKAVVVDPNAPTAKPRSEQK, encoded by the coding sequence ATGCGACGACTCTTGGTTTTCGTACTGGTTGGCTTAACCCCCTCTTTTGCTTGCGCGACCGGCCCCGGTGAGTGGGCCGGTCAGATGGTCTTCCCGGTGAAAGACCGGCTCCCGCTGCGCGACGCGGTGGGTAAGAACATCGGCGAGTTCTCCTACTCCGGCACCGTCGTTCGCGACTTGGGCGAGTGGCTCGAAATCCGGCACGTCATCCACCCCGGGCCGTACATCGGTCAGGTGAAGAAGTCCGAAGTGGTGCGGGTGGCCGACGCCGAAAAATTCTTCAGCGAGAAGATCAAGGCCGACGGCAAGGACACGTGGGCGTACCGCAACCGCGCGGTCGCGCGCGTCTTCCACAAGGACAACGACGGCGCGATCGAAGACCTGACGGCCGCGATCGGTCTCGATCCGCATTCCGCGCTCTACGTCGAACGCGGGCGCGCGCGGCGGGCGAAGGGCGACGTGGACGGCGCGATCAAGGATTACGAAGAGGCACTGCGTCTGGAACCCGGGTACTCGGTCGCGCTCAACAACCGTGGCGTGGCGCTGGAGTCCCAGGGCAAGTTCGACGCGGCCCTTGAGGACTACACGGCGGCGATCAAGTCGGACCCGAAGTATTCCACCCCGTGGCGCAATCGCGCGCTCGTCCACCAGCGCAAAGGCGATTACGATCTGGCCGCGCAGGACTTCACCGAAGCCGGCCGACTCGACCCCACGAGTCCGCTCCTGATGGACGACCTCGCGTGGCTCCTGGCAACGTGCCCGGACACAATCGTGCGGGACGGCAAGCGCGCACTCGAACTCGCGAAGAAGGCGTGCGATCTGACCGGGTTCCGAGAAACGCTGATGCTGGAAACGCTCGCCGCCGCTTACGCCGAAACCGGCGACTTCGCGAAGGCGACCGAGTACCAGAGGAAAGTGCTCGGGGACCGGGAGTACGAGAAGAAGTTCGGGGCCGGCGCCCGCGAGAAACTCAAGCTGTACGAGAGCGAGAAGGCGTTCCGAACGGTTTCGCCCAAGGCCGTCGTAGTAGATCCGAATGCTCCGACGGCCAAACCGCGCAGCGAGCAAAAATAG
- a CDS encoding MFS transporter, which translates to MNPDSRSAAVPSAAGQSARVLVLSTVAFTLLFAVWLMLGMLSIKIKPELGLTDGQLYNLTIAAILSGSLGRFHFGIWTDRYGGRRVLTALILLTVLPTFFVSRVTSYYELLICAVLYGVAGNAFSVGIAWNAAWFPKDRQGTALGIFGAGNVGASVTKLFGPVLIALVPATGFLDGVVPGGWRFIPVVYAGLLVLMAAAVWFLSPREDRTPARGRALSELVAPMKHARVWEYGLQYTVVFGAYVALSGVLPQFYFANYGKELASSLSLNTQLVSDFDTIKGLKGEAYTAYMTANPAVKADLDYLSKWIGFLAAICFVFPASLLRPLGGWLSDRFGARGVVVAVFWAMLISGAALSLPLGLGVWAFTGVLFVLGVGMGVGKASVYKLIPEHFPREVGAVGGLVGLLGALGGVLLPLAWAAVPGSTFGALLALTVVSAAWFAAGSVSMRKLAPKPEPVSEAVSAR; encoded by the coding sequence ATGAACCCCGACTCCCGGTCCGCCGCGGTTCCCTCCGCGGCCGGGCAGAGCGCGCGCGTGCTCGTGCTGTCCACCGTCGCGTTCACGCTGCTGTTCGCCGTCTGGCTGATGCTCGGGATGCTGAGCATCAAGATCAAGCCCGAACTCGGACTCACCGACGGTCAACTCTACAACCTGACGATCGCCGCGATCCTGTCCGGCTCGCTCGGTCGGTTCCACTTCGGCATCTGGACCGACCGCTACGGCGGGCGCCGGGTGCTGACCGCACTCATTCTGCTCACCGTTCTGCCGACGTTCTTCGTGAGTCGCGTGACGAGCTATTACGAGCTGCTGATCTGTGCGGTTCTGTACGGCGTCGCGGGAAACGCATTCTCAGTAGGCATCGCGTGGAACGCGGCGTGGTTCCCCAAGGATCGGCAGGGCACCGCACTCGGCATCTTTGGTGCGGGTAACGTCGGCGCCTCGGTCACGAAACTGTTCGGCCCGGTGTTGATCGCGCTCGTGCCGGCCACGGGCTTCCTGGATGGCGTGGTTCCCGGCGGGTGGCGGTTCATTCCCGTCGTGTACGCGGGGCTGCTCGTACTCATGGCCGCGGCCGTCTGGTTCCTGTCGCCGCGCGAGGACCGTACCCCGGCACGCGGCCGGGCGCTGTCGGAACTCGTCGCCCCGATGAAACACGCGCGGGTGTGGGAGTACGGGCTTCAGTACACCGTCGTGTTCGGCGCGTACGTCGCGCTCTCCGGCGTGTTGCCGCAATTCTACTTCGCGAATTACGGGAAGGAACTCGCGTCGAGTTTGAGTTTGAACACCCAACTCGTTTCGGATTTCGACACCATCAAGGGACTGAAGGGCGAAGCGTACACCGCGTACATGACCGCGAACCCGGCGGTGAAGGCCGACCTCGACTACCTCTCGAAGTGGATCGGGTTCCTCGCCGCGATCTGTTTCGTGTTCCCCGCGAGCCTGCTCCGACCGCTCGGCGGGTGGCTCTCAGACCGGTTCGGGGCGCGCGGGGTCGTGGTTGCGGTGTTCTGGGCGATGCTGATCTCGGGGGCCGCGCTGTCGCTGCCGCTCGGGTTGGGCGTGTGGGCGTTCACCGGGGTACTGTTTGTGCTCGGCGTGGGCATGGGCGTCGGCAAGGCGAGCGTGTACAAGCTGATCCCGGAGCACTTCCCGCGCGAGGTCGGTGCGGTCGGCGGATTGGTCGGTCTGTTGGGCGCGCTGGGTGGGGTACTGCTTCCGCTGGCTTGGGCCGCGGTGCCTGGCAGCACGTTCGGCGCGCTCCTGGCTCTCACCGTTGTGAGTGCGGCCTGGTTCGCGGCCGGCTCAGTCAGCATGCGGAAACTCGCACCGAAGCCCGAACCAGTCTCCGAGGCCGTCTCTGCGCGCTGA
- a CDS encoding transposase yields the protein MYGHVWVVLGLLAAHPTWGAIALPLLARLYVRQKNLASIAPKHRPAFRTKLELAVELVRWAKVWLGFLGKPVWVVADGAYARAALLKPLIGLGVVVVSRLRKDAALWAVPVARTGRRAPAEVRGEPGVAGEAGGTDARVDDRDVRVVRQADREEVQDVRGAIRVVLVDEPRGWVAFFCTDPTATVADILGCVSARFSRETAFRACKSVVGAGQQQVRFVWANVGSFHLCLWAFTMTEAWAWCRGEKALVGHRLASPWDDEPRRPSHADKRRAWRRELPGDEIRAALHPGASEREIRAAAERLLNLAA from the coding sequence GTGTACGGGCACGTGTGGGTCGTCCTCGGCCTTCTCGCCGCCCACCCGACGTGGGGCGCGATCGCCCTCCCGCTGCTGGCCCGGCTGTACGTCCGACAGAAGAACCTCGCGAGCATCGCCCCGAAGCACCGGCCGGCGTTCCGGACCAAACTGGAGTTGGCCGTCGAGTTGGTGCGGTGGGCGAAGGTGTGGCTGGGCTTCCTGGGAAAGCCGGTGTGGGTGGTGGCCGACGGGGCCTACGCCAGGGCCGCGCTCCTGAAGCCTCTGATCGGGCTGGGGGTCGTGGTGGTCAGCCGGTTGCGGAAGGACGCGGCGTTGTGGGCGGTGCCCGTCGCGAGGACCGGCCGGCGGGCGCCCGCGGAAGTACGGGGAGAACCGGGTGTCGCTGGCGAAGCGGGCGGGACAGACGCGCGGGTGGACGACCGGGACGTTCGAGTTGTACGGCAAGCCGACCGAGAAGAGGTACAAGACGTTCGCGGCGCGATCCGTGTGGTCCTGGTGGACGAGCCGCGGGGGTGGGTGGCGTTCTTCTGCACCGACCCGACCGCCACCGTAGCCGACATCCTCGGATGCGTGTCCGCCCGCTTCTCACGGGAGACCGCATTCCGGGCCTGCAAGAGCGTCGTCGGGGCGGGTCAGCAACAGGTCCGGTTCGTGTGGGCCAACGTCGGGTCGTTCCACCTGTGCCTGTGGGCGTTCACGATGACCGAGGCGTGGGCGTGGTGTCGGGGTGAGAAGGCGTTGGTGGGCCACCGGTTGGCCTCCCCGTGGGACGACGAGCCGCGGCGACCGAGCCACGCGGACAAGCGGCGGGCGTGGCGACGAGAGTTGCCGGGGGATGAAATCCGGGCGGCTCTACACCCCGGGGCGAGCGAGCGGGAAATCCGGGCGGCCGCCGAACGCCTGCTCAACTTGGCCGCCTGA